From candidate division WOR-3 bacterium:
GAGGAAGACATACACCATTTTTTAGTGGCTACCGACCTCAATTTTATATCCGAACGACCGATGTGACTGGAACGGTAAAATTGCCTGAAGGTGTAGAAATGGTGATGCCTGGCGATAATGTGAATTTGGAAGTAGAATTAATTAGTGAGGTAGCTTTGGAAGAAGGCTCTCGTTTCGCAATTCGGGAGGGTGGTAAGACCGTAGGCGCAGGTGTGGTAACAAAAATTTTAGAATAAAATGCGAATTTTTGTTCATTTAGCTTGTAGTGAATGTAAAAGAAAAAATTATCATACAACTAAGAATAAGAATAAACAAGAAAAATTGGAATTAAGAAAATATTGTAAATTTTGTAAGAAACATACGATACATAAAGAAACTAAATAGGCCAGTAGCTCGAACGGTAGAGCACCGGACTCCAAATCCGGGGGATGGGGGTTCAAATCCCTCCTGGCCTGCTATTGTCTTTTAAATGAAAAAGTTGATTTTAAAAGTAAAAAATTTTATAATGGATGTAAAAAATGAATTAAAAAAAGTTTCCTGGTCTTCTCGTCGGGAACTTTTTCAAACTACTTTGTTGGTGATTGTGCTTTCTTTTCTTTTATCTTTATTTATCGGTTTTTGGGATTTTGTATTTTCACGGGTTTTACGATTGATTATAAAATAACGATAGATAATTATGAAAAAGTTTTATATTGTTCGCACTTATACTGGCAGAGAGAAAAAGGCAAAAGAATTGTTAGAAAAATTGATTGTTGAAGAAAATAAACAAGATTTATTCGGAAGAATTATTGTGCCGATGAAAAAAACCGCCCGATGGTATAAGAAAAAAACTAAGAAAGCAGGCAAAGAGGAAAATGAATATCAAATGATTGAAGAAGAAAGAAAGCTTTATCCGGGATATATTGTAGTCGAAATGGAAGAAGATAATGAAGAAGCTATTAAATTGGTAACTTCAGTGCCAGGTGTTGCTCATTTTTTGGGAACAAAAAACAAACCTACTCCTCTTTCGGAAGAAGAGGTTAAAATGATTGAAGAAATTGAGAAAGAAAAAGATGCTGCTGTTCCTGAGATTCCCTTTTCTCCAGGAGATCATGTGCGAGTAGTTAAGGGCCCTTTTGCAGGTTTTAGCGGCACAGTAGAAGAGGTATATCCGGATCGAAGAAGGGTTAGAATGACTGTCACAATTTTTGGTCGAATGACTCCTATTGAAATTGATTTTTTTGAAGTTGAGAAAATTTGAATATAAATAAGGAGGTAAATAATGGCAAAGAAAGAAATTGCTAAAGTAAAATTACAGATTCCTGCAGGTCAAGCTACTCCTGCACCGCCAGTGGGTCCGGCGTTGGGACAGCATGGTGTAAACATTATGGAATTTTGTAAACAATTTAATGCTCGGACTAAGAATGAACCGCCCGGAATAATTATTCCGGTAGTAGTTACGATTTATTCTGATAGAAGTTTTACTTTTATCACTAAAAGTCCGCCGGCTTCTGTTCTTTTGAAACAAGCAGCAGGATTAGCAAAAGGGTCAAGTGCTCCTAATCAGATAAAAGTGGGGAAGATTACTAAAAAACAATTACGAGAAATTGCTGAGAAAAAATTAAAAGATCTAAATACTAATGATATTGAGGCAGCTATGCGGATTATTGAGGGCACTGCAAGACAGATGGGCATTACCATTGTGGAGGAGTAAAAGATGAAAAGGAGTAAAAGATATCAATTAATAAGTTTAAAAGTAAATAAAGCTAAAACTTATTCTTTAGATGAAGCAATAGATTTGCTAAAAGAAACCTCTAATGCGAAATTTGTTGAGGCAGTAGATATTGCTGTAAAATTAGGTATCGATCCCAAGAGAACGGATCAGATGGTCAAGGGAAGTGTAAATCTTCCTTATGGTACCGGCAAAGAAATTAAAGTATTAGTATTAACTAGAGGTGAAAAAGAAAAGGAAGCAAAGGAAGCCCAAGCAGATTATGTTGGATTAGAAGAATATGTAGAAAAAATAAAACAAGGTTGGACAGATTTTGATGCTGTTGTAGCTACTCCTGATGTGATGCCAGAGGTAGGAAAGTTAGGGAAAATTTTGGGACCAAAAGGGTTAATGCCCTCTCCTAAAACTGGGACAGTTACTTTTGACGTGGCAACTGCTGTTAAAAGTTTAAAAGCTGGGAAAATTCAGTATAAGACTGATAAAACAGGAAATATTCATGCTCGAATTGGAAGAGTGGATTTTGAAAAAGAAAAATTGAAAAAAAACATTATTGCTTTTATAAGTGAACTATTGAAAGAAAAACCGGCTGGAGTAAAAGGACAGTATTTAAAATCGGTTACCATTTCTTCCACAATGGGACCAGGTATAAAATTAGATGTTAAAGAACTACAAGAATTGGCTAGAAAGGAACTATAATTATGGTGGTAAAAGAAGAAAAAATAAATAAAGTAAAAAATTTAAAAGAAATTTTAAAAAATGCTAAAGGAGTATATTTTGTTGATTTTACAAATATCCCTGCTAACGAACTTGCTAAAATTAGAATGCGCTTTCGGGAAGAAAAAATTAAAATGATGGTGGTTAAAAATAACTTATGCGAAATTGCTCTAAGAGAATTGAATTTTCCTAAAGAAACCGAGAATTTTCTTGTGGGTCCTACTGCTTTAGTGATTTCTGACGAGGACCCCACTAAACCTGCCAGATTGATTAAAGAATTGAAATTTCTGAAATTTAAAGGTTGCTTTGTGGAAGAGAAGATTTTTTATGATAAAGATTTTGGATTCTTGGCAAACATTCCGAATAAAGAAGAACTCCGTTCACAAATCGTGAGTTATATTTTATCACCAATTTTTGAATTTGTTTTTGTCTTAGAAAGTAAATTAAGAGAATTAATAATTATTTTAGAAAATTTAAAAAATAAACAAACTTAAGGAGGTTAATATGGCATCAAAAATTGACGAATTAATTAATGCCATTGAAAGTTTAACAGTAATGGAATTAGCGGAGTTAGTTCAAAAATTAAAAGATAAATTTGGAATTACTCAGACTGCTTTCGTAGGACCAGTAACCGGAACAGCTCCCTCTGCTACCCCAACAGAAACCAAGGAAGAAAAAACTGAATTTACAGTGACTTTAGTTTCGGTAGGTGATAAAAAAATTCAGGTTCTTAAAGAGTTGCGTGCTTTAACTAATTTAGGACTTAAAGAGGCAAAGGACTTAATTGATAATGTACCTAGTGTAATAAAAGAAAAGGTTTCGAAAGAAGAAGCTGAAAAAATTAAAGCTAAATTAGAAGAAGTAGGAGCTAAAGTGGAAATAAAATGAATAAAAAAAATTTTACCAAATTTAATCATTCGTTAGAAATTCCTCCTCTTCTTTCTATTCAGTTAGAGTCTTATCGTCAATTTTTTCAATTTGATAAATTGCCGGAAAAAAGGGAGGATATTGGTTTACAAAAAGTCTTCAAAGAACTTTTTCCCATTGTTGATACTCATCATAAACGTTTTATATTAGATTTTGTAAAATATGAAATAAAAGAGCCAAGATATTCGCCAGAAGAAGCTCTCCAAAAAGGATTGAGCTACGATGCTCCTTTTTATGTAACTTTTCGTTTTGTTAGGGGTGAATCTGTTAAAGGAAAAGAGGAATTTAAAATCAAAGATGTTATTGAACAAGATATATACTTATTTAATTTACCTTTAATGACAAACGAAGGTACTTTTATTGTAAACGGTAACGAACGAGTAGTTGTAAATCAATTACATCGGGCACCTGGAGTTTATTTAATTAGAGAAAAAGGAGAACATTCCTTGTTATTGGTGCCTCTCAGAGGCGCTTGGTTTGAGATGATAATTTCTCGGGATAATGATTTTTCAGTGTTACTAGATCGAAAAAAAAGACTCCCTCTGTTTCTTTTTCTTCAAGCATTAGGATATTCTCCCGAAGAGGTTTTAGAGAGGATTTATCCTGATAGGATAATGGAAAAAGAAATTGAGATTGGTGATATGATTGCTGAAAAAACTGAGTTTGAAGCAGTTCCATTGGGAGAAATTGTGACCGAAGGTATTTTAGAATTTCTTCAAAAACAAGGGAAAACAAGATTAAAATGTGTAAAAAGAGGTGCTCCTGGAATAAAAATAATTCATAATATTTTAAAAGCTCACTCTTTTGTCGACGAAAAAGAAGCCCTCGAAAAAATTTTTAGAAAACTGCGAGGAACAGAACCTCAACAAATTCAGGTGGCAAAAAGTCTTATCGAAGGTAGTCTATTTGATGTTGCTCGATTTGATTTAGGAAAATGTGGTCGTTTCCGTTTAAATCAGACTTTCAATGAAAACATTCCCTTGGAAAAAACCAATTTTGAAAAAGAGGAGCTTTTTAAATTAATTCGGCGTCTTTTAGAATTTTATGAACGCGAAATTCCTCCTGATGACATTGATCATTTAGCAGCACGAAGAGTTCGGTCGGTAGGAGAACTTATTGAACCGTATTTTCGTAATGCTCTTTTTAATCTTGCCAGTCAAGTAAAAGAAAAAATTTTACAAATAGGAGTTAACAAAATAAATTCTTTACGAGAAATAATTCAGGGAAAGCCTGTTGAAGGTCAAATACTAAAATTTTTTACTCAACATCCTTTATGTCAATATATGGAACAAGTGAATCCGTTGTCTTCTTTAATTCATAAAAGGCGTGTGTCTGCTTTGGGACCGGGTGGTTTAACTAAGGAAACAGCCGGTTTTGAAGTTCGTGATGTACATTATTCTCATTATGGAAGAATTTGTCCTATAGAAACTCCCGAAGGTGCTAACATTGGTTTAATCAATACAATTGCAACTTATACAAAAATTAATGAATTCGGTTTTCTTACTACTCCCTATTGGCGGGTTAAAAATGGAATAGTCACAAAAGAGATTGTTTATTTAGCACCTTATGAAGAAGAAAATTATAAAATTGCTCAATTTACTACTCCTTTAAATGAGGAAAGGCAAATTATAAATAAAGAAGTAGTAGTAAGATACCGGGGAGATATAATTACTGTGCCTCGTGAAGAAGTTGATTTTATGGACGTCTCACCTAAACAGCTTTTTTCTCCTTCTACTGTAATGATTCCTTTTTTAGAACATAACGATGCTGATCGGGCTTTAATGGGTGCTAATATGCAACGTCAAGCAGTTCCTCTATTAAAGCCTGAAAAACCTTTGGTAGCTACTGGCGTAGAGGAGCAGTGGGCAAGAGAATCGGGAGCGGTGATAATTGCTGAGGAAGATGGAGAGGTTATAAAGGTGGATTCTGAAAGAATATTAATAAAAACAGCAAAAGGTCTTAAAGAATATCGATTAAAAAAATTCAAAAAGACAAATCAATATACTTGTTATAATCAAATTCCCAAAGTAAAAAAAGGTATGAAAGTAAAGAAGGGCGATTTGTTAGCTGATGGCCCTTGCACTGATGAAGGTCAATTAGCGCTGGGGAAAAATATTCTAGTGGCATTTTTGCCTTGGCGAGGATACAACTACGAAGATGCGATTGTTATTTCGGAAAATCTTTTGAAAGAAGATACTTTTACTTCGATTCAAATTTTGGAATTTGATATTCAAGCAAGAGAAACAAAATTGGGACCAGAAGAAATTACCAGAGATATTCCTGGTGCTACCGAAGAAGATTTGGCTCATTTAGATAAGTTTGGAATAGTAAGAATAGGTACGGAAGTTGCTCCGGGAGATATTTTGGTGGGGAGAATTACTCCGCGGGGAGAAACAGAATTTATGCCTGAAGAAAAATTGCTCAGAGCAATTTTTGGAGAAAAAGCAGCAAACGTCCGTGATACCTCTTTGCGAGTAGAACCAGGAGTTTATGGAACTGTTATCGATGTCCAAATTTTTACTCGAAGAACAGATGATCCCTTGGCCAAAGAAGTATTTAAAAGAAGAGAAGAGGAGTTAGAAAAAAGGTTTAACGAGAAGAGAGAATTTATTGTTCAAGAAAGAAATGAAAAATTGAAGAGTATTCTTCTAAATGTTGTTGTTACTAAAAATATTAAAGATAAAAAAAGTAAAAAAATAATTTTAAAAGAAGGCGAAAAAATAACCGAGGAATTTTTTATTTCCAATAAAATTGATAAAATCCGATTAGAAGATTTAATTGATGTGGTAAAAAGTGAAGAAAAGCGAGAAGAGATAAAAAAAATTTTTGAAGAATTTGAAAAAGCGATCGAGGTAATCGAGGATGAAAAAGAAAAAGAGTATAATAAATTAAAAGTAGGTGACGAACTCCCTAGCGGTGTTTTAAAATGGATAAGGGTTTATATTGCTCAAAAGCGAAAAATTAGTGTTGGAGATAAATTGGCAGGAAGACATGGAAATAAAGGAGTGATCGCAAAAATTTTGCCGGTAGAAGATATGCCTTATTTACCTGATGGTACACCAGTAGATATGGTTTTAAATCCCTTGGGTGTTCCTTCTCGAATGAACATTGGTCAAATTTTAGAAACAGCTCTAGGTTGGGCGATGAAAGCGTCAGGTTGTCAAGCAATTACTCCGATTTTTGAGGGAGCTACAATCAAAGAAATTAAAGAAGAATTAAAAAAAGCCGGTTTACCAGAGGATGGAAAGATTACTCTTTATGATGGAAGGACGGGATTGCCTTTCAAGGAAAAAGCAGTAGTGGGTTATATCTACATGATGAAATTAATCCACATGGTAGATGATAAAATTCATGCTCGTTCTGTTGGCCGATATTCTTTAATTACTCAGCAGCCTTTGGGAGGAAAAGCTCAATTTGGTGGCCAAAGATTTGGAGAAATGGAGGTTTGGGCTTTAGAAGCATATGGAGCGGCTTATACTCTTCAAGAAATGCTCACCATTAAGTCGGATGACGTGGAGGGTAGAATAGAACTTTTTGAGTCTTTAATTAAAGGAACGAATCCTCCTACACCTAAAATTCCAGCTTCTTTTTCTGTTTTGGTAAAAGAATTAAGAGGTCTATGTTTAGATTTAGTACCAATAAATTTTGAAAAGGAGAAAAGATGAGTGAAGAATTTATTTTAGCAGATTTTGAAGGATTAAAAATTACTTTGGCTTCACCCGAAACTATTAGGAGTTGGTCTTACGGAGAAGTAACAAAACCAGAGACAATTAATTATCGAACTCAAAAACCGGAAAGAGACGGTTTGTTTTGCGAAAGAATTTTTGGACCGGTAAGAGATTATGAATGTAACTGTGGAAAATATAAAAAAATAAGATTTAAAGGTACAATTTGCGACAGATGTGGTGTAGAGGTTACAACCTCTTTAGTTAGGAGAGAAAGAATGGGACATATTGAATTAGCGACTCCAGTGGCTCATTTTCTCTTCTATCAAGTACCTCCTTCGAAAATGGGCTTGCTATTGGATTATACAATTAATGAGATTCAGAGTATCTTAAATTATGAAGTGTATGTAGTCATTGAGCCAGGCGATTCTCCTTATCAAATGAGAGATTTAATTGAAGAAAAAGAATATTTAGAAAGTAAGAAAAAGTACGATGGACTGGTGGCGGCAACTGGCGCGGAGGCACTAGAGGAACTACTTAAAAGAATTGATTTAGATAGATTAGCTGCTGAATTAAAAGCAAGAATTCCTCATGAACAAACAAGACGTTTTCAACTTTTAAGAAGATTGCAAATAGTGGAAGCATTTAAAAATTCGGGGATAAGACCAGAATGGATGATTCTTCATGTAATACCTGTTATTCCTCCTGATTTGCGTCCCTTAGTGACCTTGGAAGGCGGAAGATTCGCTAGCGCTGACTTAAATGATTTATATAAAAGAGTAATTATCCGAAATAATCGATTAAAACTTCTTTTAAGTACTAAAACACCTGATGTTATTTTAAAATATGAAAAAAGATTGCTGCAGGAGGCAGTAAATGCTTTATTTAGTAATGAGAGTATATCTAGGCCAATAATGGGAAAACAAAATCGTCCATTGAAATCTCTTTGCGAATCTCTTCGTGGAAAACAAGGAAGATTCCGAAGAAATCTTTTGGGAAAAAGAGTGGATTATTCTGGTCGTTCAGTTATTGTTGTAGATCCTACTTTAAAGCTTCATCAATGTGCTTTGCCAAAAGAAATGGCTTACGAATTGTTTAAACCAATGGTAATGAGAAAATTAGAGGAAATGAAAGTGGCCGATAGTCAAAAAAGTGCTAAAGCATTGTACAAAAGGGCTTCGCCAGAGGTTTGGGAAGCATTAGTGGAAGTAACAAAAAACCATCCGGTGCTCTTGAACCGTGCTCCTACCCTTCATCGAGTTTCTATTCAAGCCTTCTATCCTGTTTTGGTTGAACATCGGGCTATTGGAATTCATCCGTTGGTCTGTCCGCCTTTTAATGCTGATTTTGATGGCGATACTATGTCATGTCACGTACCGTTGACACCCGAGGCTATTTTGGAAGCGGCAACTCTTTTGCTTTCCTGTAATAATATTCTTTCGCCTGCTCATGGAAAACCTTTAATGACCCCTACCCAAGATATCGTCGCTGGAATTTATTTTATTACTAAAGAACATCCTAAAGCACCAAAAATTGAACGGGTCTATGATGATTTTGCTGAAATTATAAGCGGTTATGAATTGGGAGAATTTACTGTTCATACCAAAATAAAATTCCGGTATAATGGAATTACCTATAATACTACTGTTGGTCGGGTGATATTAAACGAAATATTGCCTGAAGAACTTCGTTTTGTAAATGAAGTATTAAATAAAGACAAATTAAATGAATTGGTTGATAAATGTTATCGCAAATTAGGAAGTAAAAGAACAGCCCAACTTCTTGATGATTTAAAAGATTTAGGATTTGAAATGGCTACCCGGGCAGGAATTTCTTTGGGTATTGACGATATTATTGTGCCTAAAGAGAAAGAAAGGATTATTAAAGAAGCAGAAGCAGAAGTTAAAGAAGTGTTAGAAAGACACCGAAGGGGTTATATTTCCGATTCAGAACGATACAACATGGTAGTAACAATTTGGAATAATGCTACTCAAGAAATTGAAAATAAATTAATGGAAGAATTAGAAAAATCTCAAGATGGATTTAATCCGCTTTTTTTACTTATTGATTCCGGTGCCCGAGGTTCTAAAGCCCAAGCTGTTCAAATAGGCGGGATGAGAGGTTTAATGGCGAAACCACAAAGAGGTGGAGAGGGCGAAGAGGTAATCGAGACTCCTATAAAAAGTTCTTTCCAAGAAGGTTTATCTGTTTGGGAGTATTTTATTTCTACCCGTGGAGGTCGTAAAGGTTTAACAGATACTGCTTTAAAAACTGCTGAAGCTGGGTATCTTACTCGAAGATTGGTTGATGTAGCCCAAGAGGTAGTAATCACAATGGAGGATTGTGGAACAATTTTAAAACAAGAAGTTACTGCCTTAAAAGAAGGGGGAGATGTTATTGAACCTTTATCTGAAAGGATTATTGGAAGGATCGCAGCAGAAGATATTATAAATCCAATCACCAAAGAGATAATTGTAAAAGAAGGTGAAGAAATAGACGAAGAAAAAGCCAAAGAGATTGAGGATAGTGGGATTGAAAAAGTTGCTGTCCGTTCGGTTTTGACTTGCCAAGCTCCTAATGGTTTATGTGCGAAATGTTATGGAAGAAATTTAGCAACAGGGAAATTGGTTGATGTGGGTGAAGCAGTTGGGATAATCGCTGCGCAATCTATTGGCGAACCAGGAACTCAATTGACATTAAGGACCTTCCATGTTGGTGGTATGGCTACTCATATGGTGGAACAGAATAAAGCAACTGCCCGATTTGCTGGAAAAATAATTTATCAAGACTTAAAGACTTCTATCAGAAGCGATGGACAAAGGGTAGCTTTAAGTCCTGGAAAGATTGAACTTTCGGAAAATGGTAGAAAAATTACCTACGATGTACCAAAAGGTGCGGTTATTAAAGTAGCCGATAAAGATTTAGTAAAAGAAGGTCAAGAATTGTTTGAATGGGAGCCTTACTCTATTTTAATCATTGCTGAATATGAGGGAGAAGTAAGATACAAAGATATTGAATTAGGAAGAACATTGCAAGAAGACATTGATGAGCGTGTTGGAAGAAAAGAAAAGAGGATAACCGAAGATCGGGAAAAGGAATTGCATCCTCGTTTAGAAATTGTCGCCAAT
This genomic window contains:
- the rpoC gene encoding DNA-directed RNA polymerase subunit beta' — translated: MSEEFILADFEGLKITLASPETIRSWSYGEVTKPETINYRTQKPERDGLFCERIFGPVRDYECNCGKYKKIRFKGTICDRCGVEVTTSLVRRERMGHIELATPVAHFLFYQVPPSKMGLLLDYTINEIQSILNYEVYVVIEPGDSPYQMRDLIEEKEYLESKKKYDGLVAATGAEALEELLKRIDLDRLAAELKARIPHEQTRRFQLLRRLQIVEAFKNSGIRPEWMILHVIPVIPPDLRPLVTLEGGRFASADLNDLYKRVIIRNNRLKLLLSTKTPDVILKYEKRLLQEAVNALFSNESISRPIMGKQNRPLKSLCESLRGKQGRFRRNLLGKRVDYSGRSVIVVDPTLKLHQCALPKEMAYELFKPMVMRKLEEMKVADSQKSAKALYKRASPEVWEALVEVTKNHPVLLNRAPTLHRVSIQAFYPVLVEHRAIGIHPLVCPPFNADFDGDTMSCHVPLTPEAILEAATLLLSCNNILSPAHGKPLMTPTQDIVAGIYFITKEHPKAPKIERVYDDFAEIISGYELGEFTVHTKIKFRYNGITYNTTVGRVILNEILPEELRFVNEVLNKDKLNELVDKCYRKLGSKRTAQLLDDLKDLGFEMATRAGISLGIDDIIVPKEKERIIKEAEAEVKEVLERHRRGYISDSERYNMVVTIWNNATQEIENKLMEELEKSQDGFNPLFLLIDSGARGSKAQAVQIGGMRGLMAKPQRGGEGEEVIETPIKSSFQEGLSVWEYFISTRGGRKGLTDTALKTAEAGYLTRRLVDVAQEVVITMEDCGTILKQEVTALKEGGDVIEPLSERIIGRIAAEDIINPITKEIIVKEGEEIDEEKAKEIEDSGIEKVAVRSVLTCQAPNGLCAKCYGRNLATGKLVDVGEAVGIIAAQSIGEPGTQLTLRTFHVGGMATHMVEQNKATARFAGKIIYQDLKTSIRSDGQRVALSPGKIELSENGRKITYDVPKGAVIKVADKDLVKEGQELFEWEPYSILIIAEYEGEVRYKDIELGRTLQEDIDERVGRKEKRITEDREKELHPRLEIVANNEVVKVYELPNDAYLVVEDKQKVKPGDILARLVREVIRAKDITGGLPKVAELFEAKRVKDPAIISEIDGRVEVYPPQMGMRIVKVISEDGKTERSYKIPYGKYLLVKTGDVVKAGDKLCEGEVDPHDVLKVKGWMAVQEFLTNRIQEVYRLQNVKINDKHISIIVRQMLKKVKIEDAGDSSFMEGQIVDAQKVDMENQRLVGEHKRPAKYTRIILGITRAALLTDSWLSAASFQETTRVISEAAIEGRVDYLRGLKENVIVGRLIPAGTGFREFKKIKAITKIEEIKEVG
- the rplL gene encoding 50S ribosomal protein L7/L12, with amino-acid sequence MASKIDELINAIESLTVMELAELVQKLKDKFGITQTAFVGPVTGTAPSATPTETKEEKTEFTVTLVSVGDKKIQVLKELRALTNLGLKEAKDLIDNVPSVIKEKVSKEEAEKIKAKLEEVGAKVEIK
- the rplJ gene encoding 50S ribosomal protein L10, with translation MVVKEEKINKVKNLKEILKNAKGVYFVDFTNIPANELAKIRMRFREEKIKMMVVKNNLCEIALRELNFPKETENFLVGPTALVISDEDPTKPARLIKELKFLKFKGCFVEEKIFYDKDFGFLANIPNKEELRSQIVSYILSPIFEFVFVLESKLRELIIILENLKNKQT
- the rplK gene encoding 50S ribosomal protein L11, with translation MAKKEIAKVKLQIPAGQATPAPPVGPALGQHGVNIMEFCKQFNARTKNEPPGIIIPVVVTIYSDRSFTFITKSPPASVLLKQAAGLAKGSSAPNQIKVGKITKKQLREIAEKKLKDLNTNDIEAAMRIIEGTARQMGITIVEE
- the secE gene encoding preprotein translocase subunit SecE, with translation MKKLILKVKNFIMDVKNELKKVSWSSRRELFQTTLLVIVLSFLLSLFIGFWDFVFSRVLRLIIK
- the nusG gene encoding transcription termination/antitermination protein NusG, producing MKKFYIVRTYTGREKKAKELLEKLIVEENKQDLFGRIIVPMKKTARWYKKKTKKAGKEENEYQMIEEERKLYPGYIVVEMEEDNEEAIKLVTSVPGVAHFLGTKNKPTPLSEEEVKMIEEIEKEKDAAVPEIPFSPGDHVRVVKGPFAGFSGTVEEVYPDRRRVRMTVTIFGRMTPIEIDFFEVEKI
- the rplA gene encoding 50S ribosomal protein L1, encoding MKRSKRYQLISLKVNKAKTYSLDEAIDLLKETSNAKFVEAVDIAVKLGIDPKRTDQMVKGSVNLPYGTGKEIKVLVLTRGEKEKEAKEAQADYVGLEEYVEKIKQGWTDFDAVVATPDVMPEVGKLGKILGPKGLMPSPKTGTVTFDVATAVKSLKAGKIQYKTDKTGNIHARIGRVDFEKEKLKKNIIAFISELLKEKPAGVKGQYLKSVTISSTMGPGIKLDVKELQELARKEL
- the rpmG gene encoding 50S ribosomal protein L33 — translated: MRIFVHLACSECKRKNYHTTKNKNKQEKLELRKYCKFCKKHTIHKETK
- the rpoB gene encoding DNA-directed RNA polymerase subunit beta codes for the protein MNKKNFTKFNHSLEIPPLLSIQLESYRQFFQFDKLPEKREDIGLQKVFKELFPIVDTHHKRFILDFVKYEIKEPRYSPEEALQKGLSYDAPFYVTFRFVRGESVKGKEEFKIKDVIEQDIYLFNLPLMTNEGTFIVNGNERVVVNQLHRAPGVYLIREKGEHSLLLVPLRGAWFEMIISRDNDFSVLLDRKKRLPLFLFLQALGYSPEEVLERIYPDRIMEKEIEIGDMIAEKTEFEAVPLGEIVTEGILEFLQKQGKTRLKCVKRGAPGIKIIHNILKAHSFVDEKEALEKIFRKLRGTEPQQIQVAKSLIEGSLFDVARFDLGKCGRFRLNQTFNENIPLEKTNFEKEELFKLIRRLLEFYEREIPPDDIDHLAARRVRSVGELIEPYFRNALFNLASQVKEKILQIGVNKINSLREIIQGKPVEGQILKFFTQHPLCQYMEQVNPLSSLIHKRRVSALGPGGLTKETAGFEVRDVHYSHYGRICPIETPEGANIGLINTIATYTKINEFGFLTTPYWRVKNGIVTKEIVYLAPYEEENYKIAQFTTPLNEERQIINKEVVVRYRGDIITVPREEVDFMDVSPKQLFSPSTVMIPFLEHNDADRALMGANMQRQAVPLLKPEKPLVATGVEEQWARESGAVIIAEEDGEVIKVDSERILIKTAKGLKEYRLKKFKKTNQYTCYNQIPKVKKGMKVKKGDLLADGPCTDEGQLALGKNILVAFLPWRGYNYEDAIVISENLLKEDTFTSIQILEFDIQARETKLGPEEITRDIPGATEEDLAHLDKFGIVRIGTEVAPGDILVGRITPRGETEFMPEEKLLRAIFGEKAANVRDTSLRVEPGVYGTVIDVQIFTRRTDDPLAKEVFKRREEELEKRFNEKREFIVQERNEKLKSILLNVVVTKNIKDKKSKKIILKEGEKITEEFFISNKIDKIRLEDLIDVVKSEEKREEIKKIFEEFEKAIEVIEDEKEKEYNKLKVGDELPSGVLKWIRVYIAQKRKISVGDKLAGRHGNKGVIAKILPVEDMPYLPDGTPVDMVLNPLGVPSRMNIGQILETALGWAMKASGCQAITPIFEGATIKEIKEELKKAGLPEDGKITLYDGRTGLPFKEKAVVGYIYMMKLIHMVDDKIHARSVGRYSLITQQPLGGKAQFGGQRFGEMEVWALEAYGAAYTLQEMLTIKSDDVEGRIELFESLIKGTNPPTPKIPASFSVLVKELRGLCLDLVPINFEKEKR